A single genomic interval of Coccidioides posadasii str. Silveira chromosome 1, complete sequence harbors:
- a CDS encoding uncharacterized protein (EggNog:ENOG410PQ2D) → MAYEGYGSSQPYEQGAFNGSNSYANSQQFHNHILQASYHGNYEPTSDGTRVPIPPQHPPPNSQSPIPPPPITAPPATGIPEPFPDPSRFYQSNSQPTTEGTGPAFQPKLDISPEVIAQITSSVIQQLKGFNFGANIPRPPPNQTAQNPDITSFTPSVSEISHSSPTTTTKVYTPPSPFRQAQDGSGQSPQFSNLQFTQNIHGLSQGPVDQDRISRVFFDGHEHRPRPSRLTTQDETPAERIWGQLFDKEGLPTPRLGQFLRGIAAHLIEVFPPENTLVVTPDKMQKYYEDTKSLADPYPWKDIFDDGTSSISRLYREVQAEHHLIQDRLDQRPDIPGLTPRGFERWMRLMIVAHPEQEYQRLQRTVLEMPINNPDDPKERFPKELPRRLFPKSPDHNVKEHLERSILTHCHVDVSKPVSRDQSQPNTQRHRVTPSVGTPPPRSDPRLSSPFEEEDEEDEEDDDEPPAPPPPAPPAVARPIERERKPYSVQPGAGRIYEDKLKRNLNSPVEQAKYREFGSRRGRRSPATGRKRESKDYRDTDFVKTPISARFRDESDIRVMGQPRGRSRKGERTHGHLHDREFDREGQSDNPSRGSWDTDEEDYYRASSALSGRGGRNTPLYDDDHWAFR, encoded by the exons ATGGCCTACGAGGGCTATGGTAGCTCTCAGCCCTACGAGCAGGGTGCCTTTAATGGCTCCAATTCATACGCCAACTCACAACAATTTCACAATCATATTTTGCAAGCGTCGTACCATGGCAACTATGAACCCACGTCAGATGGAACCCGGGTGCCAATACCGCCCCAGCATCCTCCTCCGAACTCACAGTCTCCTATTCCTCCACCGCCCATCACAGCTCCGCCAGCCACCGGAATCCCAGAGCCATTTCCGGATCCATCGCGATTTTATCAGAGCAATAGCCAACCTACCACAGAGGGTACCGGCCCCGCATTCCAGCCGAAACTCGACATCTCGCCCGAGGTTATTGCCCAGATCACTTCCAGCGTCATTCAACAACTCAAAGGCTTCAATTTTGGAGCTAATATCCCGCGTCCACCGCCGAACCAAACTGCTCAGAACCCTGATATAACGTCGTTCACTCCATCTGTATCCGAAATTTCCCATTCATCTCCAACTACCACCACTAAAGTCTACACTCCACCCTCCCCGTTCAGACAGGCACAAGATGGATCTGGCCAGTCTCCCCAATTTTCGAACCTCCAGTTTACACAGAATATTCACGGCTTATCGCAAGGTCCTGTGGACCAGGACCGAATTTCACGAGTTTTCTTTGACGGGCATGAGCACCGGCCTAGACCTTCTCGCCTTACCACGCAGGACGAAACGCCAGCCGAACGGATATGGGGACAGCTTTTTGATAAGGAGGGATTACCAACTCCAAGGCTGGGCCAGTTCCTGCGCGGAATTGCCGCTCACCTG ATAGAAGTTTTTCCACCTGAAAATACTCTTGTTGTTACCCCAGACAAGATGCAGAAATATTACGAAGATACCAAATCACTGGCTGATCCGTATCCATGGAAAG ATATATTTGATGATGGGACGTCTTCAATTTCGCGTCTTTATCGAGAGGTCCAAGCGGAGCATCATTTAATCCAGGATAGGTTAGATCAAAGGCCTGATATACCGGGCCTTACGCCTCGTGGGTTTGAGCGCTGGATGAGACTCATGATCGTCGCCCACCCCGAACAAGAATACCAGCGACTTCAGAGAACCGTTCTGGAGATGCCAATTAACAACCCAGATGATCCGAAGGAGCGGTTCCCAAAGGAGCTTCCTCGGCGTCTATTTCCCAAGTCTCCCGACCATAATGTGAAAGAGCACCTGGAACGTTCAATCCTAACTCACTGCCATGTGGATGTCTCAAAGCCGGTGAGCAGAGATCAATCGCAGCCCAACACCCAGCGGCACCGTGTTACACCTTCAGTTGGCACTCCACCGCCAAGATCAGACCCAAGGTTGAGTTCTCCATTCGAAGAGGAAGAcgaagaggatgaagaggatgatgatgaaccACCCGCGCCGCCGCCACCGGCACCACCAGCAGTAGCCCGCCCTATTGAGCGCGAAAGGAAGCCGTATTCAGTACAGCCCGGTGCGGGAAGGATATATGAGGATAAGCTGAAGCGAAACCTGAACAGCCCTGTGGAGCAAGCTAAATACCGTGAGTTTGGTAGTCGCCGCGGACGTCGTAGTCCCGCTACTGGGCGCAAACGTGAGTCGAAGGATTATCGCGACACCGACTTCGTGAAGACTCCCATTTCAGCTCGATTCCGCGACGAGAGTGACATACGAGTCATGGGCCAGCCGAgaggaagaagcagaaagGGTGAACGAACACATGGTCATTTGCACGATCGCGAGTTTGATAGAGAAGGCCAAAGCGACAATCCTTCTCGTGGAAGCTGGGATACGGACGAAGAGGACTATTATCGGGCTTCCAGTGCGCTCAGTGGCAGGGGTGGGCGGAACACTCCACTCTACGATGATGACCACTGGGCTTTTCGTTAA
- a CDS encoding uncharacterized protein (EggNog:ENOG410PX1K~COG:S) produces MAAGYVPRNVIYYPEYCHRAAPTFFTWVKLGVADVHRLTQPRGFEGQGIYFYNNLPVQYICLAGVIVSRDDHDRRTILVLDDSTGYTIEVVCSKAPPSTSSLSSVSAPASTVTNRTGSSLPSLQNIAETDPGITHIASNSRSPIDISPLQPGAVAKFKGTITRFRGMLQLHLERYTLLDDTNAEVRFWEEKTRYFVQVLSVPWVLSAEEMGDLRAEHLREEEMRRKKKKDKQAREEMKRKRKKAKQAKEDKRQSKPLEEERDRAKIANMYARDDRLRRKYAETCREDNQVFMDGRARR; encoded by the exons ATGGCAGCCGGATATGTCCCTCGCAATGTCATCTACTACCCGGAATACTGCCACAGAGCAGCTCCCACCTTTTTCACCTGGGTGAAGCTCGGCGTCGCAGATGTCCACCGATTAACGCAACCAAGAGGGTTTGAGG GACAGGGAATCTACTTCTACAACAACCTTCCCGTTCAATACATCTGCCTCGCAGGCGTCATCGTTTCGCGCGATGATCACGACCGCCGAACCATCCTCGTCCTCGACGATAGCACAGGCTACACCATCGAAGTGGTCTGCTCCAAAGCACCACCGTCAACATCATCATTGTCATCTGTTTCTGCTCCCGCATCTACAGTCACCAACAGAACCGGATCGTCCCTACCATCACTCCAGAACATTGCGGAGACAGACCCAGGAATCACCCACATAGCATCAAACTCCCGCTCACCCATCGACATCTCCCCGCTCCAACCTGGAGCCGTCGCAAAATTCAAGGGCACAATCACCCGCTTCCGCGGCATGCTCCAGCTACATCTCGAGCGCTACACCCTTCTTGATGATACCAACGCTGAAGTGCGGTTCTGGGAAGAGAAAACGAGGTATTTCGTCCAGGTATTGTCAGTTCCGTGGGTCCTGTCGGCCGAGGAGATGGGGGACCTGCGGGCAGAGCATCTGCGTGAGGAAGAGATGAGacgaaagaagaagaaagacaaGCAGGCAAGGGAAGAGATGAAAcgaaagaggaagaaagcgAAACAAGCGAAGGAAGATAAGAGACAGAGTAAACCGTTGGAAGAGGAGAGGGATAGGGCGAAGATCGCTAATATGTATGCGAGGGACGATAGGTTGAGACGTAAGTATGCTGAAACGTGTCGAGAGGATAATCAGGTCTTTATGGATGGAAGGGCAAGAAGATGA
- a CDS encoding uncharacterized protein (BUSCO:258245at4751~EggNog:ENOG410PII1~COG:J~BUSCO:6511at33183): protein MSPRKASGRGQKTPHASRKSFTSSLGAPFRRLSLVFGSLKHTAEFTGMADSKPEIVVPIRDAEKSASTEQEINPWDVHAAHDEQGNILAFDYVAISQKWATKLIDNDLLERFERLTGHKPHRWLRRGLFFSHRDFDKILDKYEAGEPFFMYTGRGPSSDALHLGHTIPFSFTKWLQDVFDVPLVIMLTDDEKALFKDNLTFEDTYKFGLQNAKDIIACGFDPKKTFIFSDLDYVKGHMLMNVWEFAKLITFNQVRGAFGFNESTNIGRIMFPSVQCVASFATSYPEIWSDNPPADRTKAIAKIPCLIPMAIDQDPYFRLVRDNAHRMRYPSPKPALIHSKFLTALQGAGGKMSASDPNSAIFMTDTPNQIKNKINKHAFSGGRDTIEEHRRLGGNPDVDVSFQYLSYFEEDDEKLKQIEESYRKGELLTGELKKMAITLLQEYVKDFQERRKQVTDEVLKQYMTPRKLEWKGNPNPKPKPQKTKEKKNAK from the exons ATGTCACCCCGCAAAGCTTCAGGGCGCGGACAAAAGACCCCTCATGCGAGTCGAAAATCTTTTACGTCTTCGCTCGGTGCTCCTTTTCGGCGATTGTCCCTCGTTTTTGGGTCTCTGAAGCACACTGCAGAGTTCACAGGTATGGCGGACTCCAAGCCCGAAATTGTGGTGCCAATCCGCGACGCAGAGAAATCTGCCTCCACCGAGCAGGAGATCAACCCTTGGGACGTTCACGCAGCGCACGATGAGCAGGGAAACATCTTGGCCTTTGACTACGTTGCTATTTCACA AAAATGGGCAACCAAACTCATAGACAACGACCTTCTCGAGCGCTTCGAGCGCCTTACCGGCCACAAGCCACACCGTTGGCTAAGGCGCGGCCTCTTTTTCTCGCATCGAGACTTTGACAAGATCCTTGACAAGTACGAGGCCGGTGAGCCCTTCTTCATGTACACCGGCAGAGGACCGTCCAGCGATGCTCTGCATCTAGGCCATACGATTCCCTTCTCTTTTACAAAGTGGTTGCAGGACGTCTTCGATGTCCCCTTAG TTATCATGCTTACTG ACGACGAGAAGGCACTCTTTAAAGATAACCTCACGTTTGAGGACACATACAAGTTCGGGTTACAGAACGCAAAGGATATCATTGCCTGCGGCTTTGATCCGAAGAAAACATTCATCTTCAGTGATCTAGATTACGTCAAAGGCCACATGTTGATGAACGTTTGGGAATTTGCGAAGCTCATAACGTTCAATCAAGTTCGGGGGGCATTTGGATTCAATGAGAG CACCAATATCGGTCGGATAATGTTTCCATCCGTACAGTG TGTAGCGTCGTTCGCGACATCATACCCAGAAATTTGGTCAGATAATCCACCAGCAGATCGGACAAAAGCCATAGCGAAGATCCCCTGCTTAATTCCGATGGCCATTGATCAAGACCCATATTTTCGCCTTGTCCGTGATAATGCTCACCGCATGCGATACCCATCTCCTAAGCCGGCTTTGATCCATTCGAAATTCCTTACTGCACTACAAGGTGCCGGCGGCAAAATGAGCGCCAGCGACCCCAA TTCTGCAATTTTTATGACAGATACGCCCAACCAAATCAAG AATAAAATCAATAAACACGCATTCAGTGGTGGAAGAGACACCATAGAAGAGCACCGCCGGTTAGGAGGAAACCCGGATGTGGATGTGTCCTTTCAAT ATCTTTcatattttgaagaagacgacgaaAAATTGAAGCAAATAGAGGAAAGCTACAGGAAAGGCGAATTACTTACGGGAgagctgaagaagatggcTATCACATTACTACAAGAATACGTCAAGGACTTCCAGGAGCGGAGAAAACAGGTCACGGATGAGGTTCTTAAGCAATATATGACGCCCCGCAAACTGGAATGGAAAGGCAACCCGAACCCAAAACCAAAACctcaaaagacaaaagaaaagaaaaatgctAAATAG